Proteins encoded in a region of the Methanobacterium petrolearium genome:
- a CDS encoding zinc ribbon domain-containing protein, whose protein sequence is MDTEEISINYCPECGEHVEKGSKKCGKCGTSFDMQKESGRSESSGVYGVDNVSNDPSVSNVQPLNKLIWLIILTGGLYEIYWFYRNWRDFKKHKNLDISPGLRTVGLFIPLVNLYFVGTQFKDLKDYEEEANVKPFSIYTVIISWVVLSYLSVRLSFYDNPLTGMISLLLSFGLVIPFYMVQKTLNEYWLKEQGDLPLRKGLSLGEIIVLIIGLIFMVLEVIGVLAMFMMI, encoded by the coding sequence ATGGATACAGAAGAAATCAGTATTAATTATTGTCCTGAATGTGGTGAACATGTAGAAAAAGGTTCTAAAAAGTGTGGTAAGTGTGGAACATCATTTGACATGCAAAAAGAATCTGGAAGAAGCGAATCATCTGGTGTTTATGGTGTTGATAATGTTTCAAATGATCCCAGTGTTTCTAATGTGCAGCCTCTAAATAAGTTAATTTGGCTTATAATTCTCACAGGGGGTTTATATGAAATATACTGGTTCTACCGTAATTGGCGGGATTTCAAAAAACACAAAAATCTGGATATAAGTCCAGGTCTTAGAACAGTGGGCCTTTTCATACCTTTAGTCAATTTATATTTCGTAGGAACACAATTCAAGGATTTAAAGGATTATGAAGAGGAAGCCAATGTTAAACCATTCTCAATATACACAGTGATCATAAGTTGGGTGGTTCTATCATACCTGTCTGTGAGGTTAAGCTTTTATGATAATCCATTAACTGGTATGATCTCTTTATTGTTATCTTTCGGTCTGGTTATCCCATTTTACATGGTTCAAAAAACTTTAAACGAATACTGGTTGAAAGAACAGGGAGATTTGCCTCTGCGCAAGGGCCTTTCTCTAGGTGAAATCATTGTCCTGATCATAGGATTGATTTTCATGGTACTGGAGGTAATCGGAGTTTTAGCCATGTTTATGATGATTTAA